In a single window of the Solea senegalensis isolate Sse05_10M linkage group LG1, IFAPA_SoseM_1, whole genome shotgun sequence genome:
- the LOC122778262 gene encoding dipeptidyl peptidase 9-like isoform X2 has protein sequence MHRVKRVKLCDNKKGIWKSCVTVSMMAVDGLSDSTEVVDMEDVPSQFFVEKHSWEGLRDIIHCSRKYSGMIANKAPHDFQFVQKKDENGPHSHRLYYLGMPYGSRENSLLYSEIPKKIRKEALLVLSWKQMLDHFQATPHQGAYSREEELLRERKRLGAFGITSYDYHAQTGRFLFQASNSLFYCQDGGNNSFISVPLKPAEIKTQCSGTRMDPKFCPGDPDFIAFINNNDLWIANIKTGEERRLTYCHKGLDNVKEDPKSAGVATFVIQEEFDRFTGYWWRPSAVEDPNGGKTVYLLYEEVDETEVEIIHVPSPALEERKADAYRYPRTGSKNPQASLKLAEIKTDHQGRIVSTQDKELAVPFTSLFPGTEYIARVGWTSDGKYGWAVLLDRSQRKLQLVLLPPALFIPVTDDPAQRQESLEAVPSNTQPYIIYEETTDVWINVHDIFYPFVQTTEDEFTFIWINESKTGFSHLYKITSLLQPGCYQWTEDYQHIEGDFKCAIKEEFTLTSGEWEVLARHGSKIWVNEATRLVYFQGTRDTPLEHHLYVVSYESPGDVVRLTKPGFSHSCSVSKNFDFFVSHYSNVSTPPCVHVYKLTGSEGDPLHMVPEFWASMMESPGCPGDYNPPEIFDFPGKSGFQLYGMVYKPHNLQPGRKHPTVLFVYGGPQVQLVNNSFKGMKYLRLNTLASLGYAVVVIDGRGSCQRGLEFEGALKNKMGQVEIEDQVEGLQYVAEKFNFVDLSRVAIHGWSYGGFLSLMGLIQRPNVFKLAIAGAPVTVWMAYDTGYTERYMDVPENNQQGYEEGSVALHVDKLPSEPNRLLILHGFLDENVHFFHTNFLVSQIIRAGKPYQLQVYPNERHSIRCPESGEHYEIMLLHFLQQYL, from the exons ATGCATAGAGTCAAGAGGGTCAAACTTTGTGACAATAAAAAGGGTATCTGGAAAAG CTGCGTGACGGTGAGCATGATGGCTGTAGATGGCCTTTCAGACAGTACAGAAGTGGTGGACATGGAGGACGTCCCTTCTCAGTTCTTTGTGGAGAAACACTCATGGGAGGGCCTTCGAGACATTATCCACTGTAGCAGGAAGTACTCAGGCATGATCGCCAACAAGGCCCCACATGACTTCCAGTTTGTGCAAAAAAAGGATGAGAATGGACCACACTCTCATCGCTTGTACTACCTCG GAATGCCTTATGGGAGCAGAGAGAACTCATTACTCTACTCAGAAATCCCCAAGAAGATCCGTAAAGAGGCCCTCTTggtgttgtcatggaaacagatGCTGGATCACTTCCAG GCTACACCTCACCAGGGGGCCTACTCTCGAGAGGAGGAGTTGCTGAGGGAGCGTAAACGCTTGGGAGCGTTTGGTATCACCTCCTATGATTACCATGCCCAGACAGGCCGGTTCCTCTTCCAGGCCAGCAATAGCCTCTTCTACTGTCAAGATGGAGGCAATAACAGCTTCATT TCTGTTCCTTTAAAGCCTGCGGAGATCAAGACCCAGTGCTCAGGGACTCGTATGGACCCCAAGTTCTGCCCTGGAGACCCTGATTTCATAGCCTTCATCAACAATAACGACCTGTGGATAGCCAACATTAAGACGGGCGAGGAAAGGAGACTCACTTACTGCCACAAAG GTTTGGATAATGTGAAGGAGGACCCCAAGTCTGCAGGTGTAGCAACGTTTGTCATTCAAGAAGAGTTTGACCGTTTCACTGGCTACTGGTGGAGACCCTCAGCAGTGGAAG ACCCTAATGGAGGTAAAACGGTGTATCTTCTGTATGAAGAGGTGGATGAGACCGAGGTAGAGATTATTCATGTTCCATCTCCAGCACTGGAGGAACGGAAAGCTGACGCATACAGATATCCTCGCACAG gtaGCAAAAATCCCCAGGCGTCGCTTAAACTGGCAGAAATCAAGACAGATCATCAAGGAAGA ATTGTGAGCACACAAGATAAAGAACTGGCTGTCCCCTTCACTTCCCTGTTTCCTGGGACAGAATACATTGCCAGAGTGGGATGGACAAGTGATGGGAAATA TGGCTGGGCAGTGCTCCTGGACCGCAGTCAGAGGAAACTACAGCTGGTCCTTCTGCCTCCAGCCCTCTTTATTCCTGTCACAGATGACCCAGCTCAGAGGCAGGAGAGTCTGGAGGCTGTGCCCAGTAACACACAGCCATATATAATCTATGAAGAGACCACAGATGTCTGGATTAAT GTTCATGATATATTCTACCCATTTGTTCAAACGACAGAAGATGAGTTTACTTTTATTTGGATAAATGAGTCTAAAACGGGGTTCAGCCACCTGTATAAGATTACATCCCTGTTACAACCGGGCTGCTACCAATGGACAGAGGACTACCAACACATAGAGG GAGACTTCAAATGTGCAATCAAAGAGGAGTTTACATTGACCAGTGGAGAATGGGAGGTCCTGGCAAGACATGGCTCCAAG ATCTGGGTGAATGAGGCGACAAGGTTGGTGTACTTCCAGGGCACCAGAGACACTCCTCTGGAGCACCACCTCTACGTGGTCAGCTATGAATCACCTGGAGATGTAGTCAGACTAACCAAGCCTGGCTTCTCTCATAGCTGCTCTGTTAGTAAG AACTTTGACTTTTTCGTCAGCCACTACAGTAACGTCAGTACTCCGCCATGTGTTCATGTCTACAAACTGACCGGTTCAGAAggtgacccactacacatggtACCTGAGTTCTGGGCCAGCATGATGGAGTCACCAG GTTGCCCGGGAGATTACAATCCACCTGAGATTTTTGACTTTCCTGGGAAGTCTGGCTTCCAACTTTATGGGATGGTCTACAAGCCTCACAACCTGCAGCCTGGCAGGAAGCACCCAACTGTTCTCTTCGTGTATGGCGGCCCACAG gtgCAGCTGGTGAACAACTCCTTTAAGGGGATGAAATACCTCCGTCTGAACACGCTTGCCTCTCTGGGCTATGCTGTGGTCGTCATTGACGGGAGAGGTTCCTGTCAGAGGGGCCTTGAATTTGAAGGagcactgaaaaataaaatg GGTCAGGTTGAGATTGAAGACCAGGTGGAGGGGCTGCAGTATGTGGCAGAGAAGTTTAACTTTGTGGACCTGAGTCGTGTTGCTATCCATGGCTGGTCTTATGGTGGTTTCCTCTCACTCATGGGCCTCATCCAACGACCTAATGTCTTCAAG TTGGCCATCGCAGGTGCGCCAGTGACTGTGTGGATGGCCTACGACACTGGCTACACAGAGCGTTACATGGATGTGCCTGAGAACAACCAGCAGGGCTATGAGGAAGGATCTGTGGCCTTGCATGTGGACAAGTTGCCCAGCGA GCCAAATCGTTTGCTGATTCTTCATGGATTTCTGGACGAGAATGTGCACTTTTTCCACACCAATTTCCTCGTGTCACAGATAATCCGTGCTGGGAAGCCCTACCAGCTTCAG GTCTACCCCAACGAGCGACACAGTATCCGCTGCCCTGAGTCTGGAGAGCACTATGAGATAATGCTGCTGCACTTTCTACAACAATACCTCTGA
- the LOC122778262 gene encoding dipeptidyl peptidase 9-like isoform X1 — translation MHRVKRVKLCDNKKGIWKSCVTVSMMAVDGLSDSTEVVDMEDVPSQFFVEKHSWEGLRDIIHCSRKYSGMIANKAPHDFQFVQKKDENGPHSHRLYYLGMPYGSRENSLLYSEIPKKIRKEALLVLSWKQMLDHFQATPHQGAYSREEELLRERKRLGAFGITSYDYHAQTGRFLFQASNSLFYCQDGGNNSFIQSVPLKPAEIKTQCSGTRMDPKFCPGDPDFIAFINNNDLWIANIKTGEERRLTYCHKGLDNVKEDPKSAGVATFVIQEEFDRFTGYWWRPSAVEDPNGGKTVYLLYEEVDETEVEIIHVPSPALEERKADAYRYPRTGSKNPQASLKLAEIKTDHQGRIVSTQDKELAVPFTSLFPGTEYIARVGWTSDGKYGWAVLLDRSQRKLQLVLLPPALFIPVTDDPAQRQESLEAVPSNTQPYIIYEETTDVWINVHDIFYPFVQTTEDEFTFIWINESKTGFSHLYKITSLLQPGCYQWTEDYQHIEGDFKCAIKEEFTLTSGEWEVLARHGSKIWVNEATRLVYFQGTRDTPLEHHLYVVSYESPGDVVRLTKPGFSHSCSVSKNFDFFVSHYSNVSTPPCVHVYKLTGSEGDPLHMVPEFWASMMESPGCPGDYNPPEIFDFPGKSGFQLYGMVYKPHNLQPGRKHPTVLFVYGGPQVQLVNNSFKGMKYLRLNTLASLGYAVVVIDGRGSCQRGLEFEGALKNKMGQVEIEDQVEGLQYVAEKFNFVDLSRVAIHGWSYGGFLSLMGLIQRPNVFKLAIAGAPVTVWMAYDTGYTERYMDVPENNQQGYEEGSVALHVDKLPSEPNRLLILHGFLDENVHFFHTNFLVSQIIRAGKPYQLQVYPNERHSIRCPESGEHYEIMLLHFLQQYL, via the exons ATGCATAGAGTCAAGAGGGTCAAACTTTGTGACAATAAAAAGGGTATCTGGAAAAG CTGCGTGACGGTGAGCATGATGGCTGTAGATGGCCTTTCAGACAGTACAGAAGTGGTGGACATGGAGGACGTCCCTTCTCAGTTCTTTGTGGAGAAACACTCATGGGAGGGCCTTCGAGACATTATCCACTGTAGCAGGAAGTACTCAGGCATGATCGCCAACAAGGCCCCACATGACTTCCAGTTTGTGCAAAAAAAGGATGAGAATGGACCACACTCTCATCGCTTGTACTACCTCG GAATGCCTTATGGGAGCAGAGAGAACTCATTACTCTACTCAGAAATCCCCAAGAAGATCCGTAAAGAGGCCCTCTTggtgttgtcatggaaacagatGCTGGATCACTTCCAG GCTACACCTCACCAGGGGGCCTACTCTCGAGAGGAGGAGTTGCTGAGGGAGCGTAAACGCTTGGGAGCGTTTGGTATCACCTCCTATGATTACCATGCCCAGACAGGCCGGTTCCTCTTCCAGGCCAGCAATAGCCTCTTCTACTGTCAAGATGGAGGCAATAACAGCTTCATT CAGTCTGTTCCTTTAAAGCCTGCGGAGATCAAGACCCAGTGCTCAGGGACTCGTATGGACCCCAAGTTCTGCCCTGGAGACCCTGATTTCATAGCCTTCATCAACAATAACGACCTGTGGATAGCCAACATTAAGACGGGCGAGGAAAGGAGACTCACTTACTGCCACAAAG GTTTGGATAATGTGAAGGAGGACCCCAAGTCTGCAGGTGTAGCAACGTTTGTCATTCAAGAAGAGTTTGACCGTTTCACTGGCTACTGGTGGAGACCCTCAGCAGTGGAAG ACCCTAATGGAGGTAAAACGGTGTATCTTCTGTATGAAGAGGTGGATGAGACCGAGGTAGAGATTATTCATGTTCCATCTCCAGCACTGGAGGAACGGAAAGCTGACGCATACAGATATCCTCGCACAG gtaGCAAAAATCCCCAGGCGTCGCTTAAACTGGCAGAAATCAAGACAGATCATCAAGGAAGA ATTGTGAGCACACAAGATAAAGAACTGGCTGTCCCCTTCACTTCCCTGTTTCCTGGGACAGAATACATTGCCAGAGTGGGATGGACAAGTGATGGGAAATA TGGCTGGGCAGTGCTCCTGGACCGCAGTCAGAGGAAACTACAGCTGGTCCTTCTGCCTCCAGCCCTCTTTATTCCTGTCACAGATGACCCAGCTCAGAGGCAGGAGAGTCTGGAGGCTGTGCCCAGTAACACACAGCCATATATAATCTATGAAGAGACCACAGATGTCTGGATTAAT GTTCATGATATATTCTACCCATTTGTTCAAACGACAGAAGATGAGTTTACTTTTATTTGGATAAATGAGTCTAAAACGGGGTTCAGCCACCTGTATAAGATTACATCCCTGTTACAACCGGGCTGCTACCAATGGACAGAGGACTACCAACACATAGAGG GAGACTTCAAATGTGCAATCAAAGAGGAGTTTACATTGACCAGTGGAGAATGGGAGGTCCTGGCAAGACATGGCTCCAAG ATCTGGGTGAATGAGGCGACAAGGTTGGTGTACTTCCAGGGCACCAGAGACACTCCTCTGGAGCACCACCTCTACGTGGTCAGCTATGAATCACCTGGAGATGTAGTCAGACTAACCAAGCCTGGCTTCTCTCATAGCTGCTCTGTTAGTAAG AACTTTGACTTTTTCGTCAGCCACTACAGTAACGTCAGTACTCCGCCATGTGTTCATGTCTACAAACTGACCGGTTCAGAAggtgacccactacacatggtACCTGAGTTCTGGGCCAGCATGATGGAGTCACCAG GTTGCCCGGGAGATTACAATCCACCTGAGATTTTTGACTTTCCTGGGAAGTCTGGCTTCCAACTTTATGGGATGGTCTACAAGCCTCACAACCTGCAGCCTGGCAGGAAGCACCCAACTGTTCTCTTCGTGTATGGCGGCCCACAG gtgCAGCTGGTGAACAACTCCTTTAAGGGGATGAAATACCTCCGTCTGAACACGCTTGCCTCTCTGGGCTATGCTGTGGTCGTCATTGACGGGAGAGGTTCCTGTCAGAGGGGCCTTGAATTTGAAGGagcactgaaaaataaaatg GGTCAGGTTGAGATTGAAGACCAGGTGGAGGGGCTGCAGTATGTGGCAGAGAAGTTTAACTTTGTGGACCTGAGTCGTGTTGCTATCCATGGCTGGTCTTATGGTGGTTTCCTCTCACTCATGGGCCTCATCCAACGACCTAATGTCTTCAAG TTGGCCATCGCAGGTGCGCCAGTGACTGTGTGGATGGCCTACGACACTGGCTACACAGAGCGTTACATGGATGTGCCTGAGAACAACCAGCAGGGCTATGAGGAAGGATCTGTGGCCTTGCATGTGGACAAGTTGCCCAGCGA GCCAAATCGTTTGCTGATTCTTCATGGATTTCTGGACGAGAATGTGCACTTTTTCCACACCAATTTCCTCGTGTCACAGATAATCCGTGCTGGGAAGCCCTACCAGCTTCAG GTCTACCCCAACGAGCGACACAGTATCCGCTGCCCTGAGTCTGGAGAGCACTATGAGATAATGCTGCTGCACTTTCTACAACAATACCTCTGA
- the LOC122778262 gene encoding dipeptidyl peptidase 9-like isoform X3 has protein sequence MHRVKRVKLCDNKKGIWKSCVTVSMMAVDGLSDSTEVVDMEDVPSQFFVEKHSWEGLRDIIHCSRKYSGMIANKAPHDFQFVQKKDENGPHSHRLYYLGMPYGSRENSLLYSEIPKKIRKEALLVLSWKQMLDHFQATPHQGAYSREEELLRERKRLGAFGITSYDYHAQTGRFLFQASNSLFYCQDGGNNSFISVPLKPAEIKTQCSGTRMDPKFCPGDPDFIAFINNNDLWIANIKTGEERRLTYCHKGLDNVKEDPKSAGVATFVIQEEFDRFTGYWWRPSAVEDPNGGKTVYLLYEEVDETEVEIIHVPSPALEERKADAYRYPRTGSKNPQASLKLAEIKTDHQGRIVSTQDKELAVPFTSLFPGTEYIARVGWTSDGK, from the exons ATGCATAGAGTCAAGAGGGTCAAACTTTGTGACAATAAAAAGGGTATCTGGAAAAG CTGCGTGACGGTGAGCATGATGGCTGTAGATGGCCTTTCAGACAGTACAGAAGTGGTGGACATGGAGGACGTCCCTTCTCAGTTCTTTGTGGAGAAACACTCATGGGAGGGCCTTCGAGACATTATCCACTGTAGCAGGAAGTACTCAGGCATGATCGCCAACAAGGCCCCACATGACTTCCAGTTTGTGCAAAAAAAGGATGAGAATGGACCACACTCTCATCGCTTGTACTACCTCG GAATGCCTTATGGGAGCAGAGAGAACTCATTACTCTACTCAGAAATCCCCAAGAAGATCCGTAAAGAGGCCCTCTTggtgttgtcatggaaacagatGCTGGATCACTTCCAG GCTACACCTCACCAGGGGGCCTACTCTCGAGAGGAGGAGTTGCTGAGGGAGCGTAAACGCTTGGGAGCGTTTGGTATCACCTCCTATGATTACCATGCCCAGACAGGCCGGTTCCTCTTCCAGGCCAGCAATAGCCTCTTCTACTGTCAAGATGGAGGCAATAACAGCTTCATT TCTGTTCCTTTAAAGCCTGCGGAGATCAAGACCCAGTGCTCAGGGACTCGTATGGACCCCAAGTTCTGCCCTGGAGACCCTGATTTCATAGCCTTCATCAACAATAACGACCTGTGGATAGCCAACATTAAGACGGGCGAGGAAAGGAGACTCACTTACTGCCACAAAG GTTTGGATAATGTGAAGGAGGACCCCAAGTCTGCAGGTGTAGCAACGTTTGTCATTCAAGAAGAGTTTGACCGTTTCACTGGCTACTGGTGGAGACCCTCAGCAGTGGAAG ACCCTAATGGAGGTAAAACGGTGTATCTTCTGTATGAAGAGGTGGATGAGACCGAGGTAGAGATTATTCATGTTCCATCTCCAGCACTGGAGGAACGGAAAGCTGACGCATACAGATATCCTCGCACAG gtaGCAAAAATCCCCAGGCGTCGCTTAAACTGGCAGAAATCAAGACAGATCATCAAGGAAGA ATTGTGAGCACACAAGATAAAGAACTGGCTGTCCCCTTCACTTCCCTGTTTCCTGGGACAGAATACATTGCCAGAGTGGGATGGACAAGTGATGGGAAATAG
- the rps15 gene encoding 40S ribosomal protein S15, whose translation MADTEIKKKRTFRKFTYRGVDLDQLLDMSNEQLMQLYCARQRRRLNRGLRRKQQSLLKRLRKAKKEAPPMEKPEVVKTHLRDMVILPEMVGSMVGVYNGKTFNQVEIKPEMCGHYLGEFSITYKPVKHGRPGIGATHSSRFIPLK comes from the exons ATG GCGGATACCGAGATCAAGAAGAAGCGTACCTTCAGGAAGTTCACCTATAGAGGTGTGGACCTGGACCAGCTTCTGGACATGTCCAA TGAGCAGCTGATGCAGCTCTATTGCGCCCGCCAGAGGAGAAGGCTTAACCGTGGCCTGCGCCGCAAGCAGCAGTCCCTCCTGAAGCGCCTGCGCAAGGCAAAGAAGGAGGCTCCCCCCATGGAGAAACCAGAGGTGGTGAAGACCCATCTGAGGGACATGGTCATCCTGCCTGAGATGGTCGGGTCCATGGTTGGCGTGTACAATGGCAAAACTTTCAACCAGGTTGAAATTAAG CCTGAGATGTGCGGTCACTACCTGGGCGAGTTCTCCATCACCTACAAGCCAGTCAAGCACGGTCGCCCTGGTATTGGAGCCACACACTCTTCTCGTTTCATCCCCCTGAAATAG
- the cnn2 gene encoding calponin-2, producing the protein MASFNKGPAYGLSAEVRNKIAQKYDLQKEEELRIWIEDQTGASIGPDFQKGLKDGVILCELVNKLNPGSVRKVNKSSLNWHQLENLTNFIKAITTYGLKPHDIFEANDLFESGNMTQVQTTLLALAGMAKTKGCNSRVDIGVKYADKQERSFDEEKMKAGQCVIGLQMGTNKCASQAGMNAYGTRRHLYDPKALIQSPMDNTTISLQMGTNKGASQAGMTAPGTRRAIYNQKLETNSCDNSTMSLQMGYNQGANQSGQNFGLGRQIYDAKYCPQAGENGDENGARGVRDYIPDFQDEGYQGYQEEEQVYQEEGTDY; encoded by the exons atggcgtctttcaacaAAGGCCCTGCATACGGATTATCTGCTGAAGTTAGAAACAAG ATTGCACAGAAGTATGATCTTCAGAAAGAAGAGGAGCTGAGGATCTGGATTGAAGACCAAACCGGCGCCTCCATCGGCCCTGACTTTCAGAAAGGCCTGAAGGATGGAGTTATTCTGTGCGA ACTTGTCAACAAACTAAATCCAGGCTCGGTGAGAAAGGTCAATAAGTCATCGCTGAACTGGCATCAG CTGGAAAACCTGACAAACTTCATTAAAGCCATCACAACTTATGGCCTGAAGCCACACGATATCTTCGAGGCTAATGACCTGTTTGAGAGCGGAAACATGACACAGGTCCAGACAACGCTGCTCGCACTTGCAGGCATG gcCAAGACTAAAGGCTGCAACTCCAGGGTGGACATTGGCGTGAAGTACGCCGACAAGCAAGAGAGGTCATTTGatgaggagaagatgaaggcTGGACAGTGTGTCATTGGCTTGCAG aTGGGGACCAACAAGTGTGCCAGTCAGGCAGGTATGAATGCATATGGTACCAGGAGGCATTTATATGACCCAAAGGCTCTCATCCAGTCCCCCATGGACAACACAACAATCAGTCTGCAAATGGGTACCAACAAGGGGGCAAGCCAG GCTGGGATGACGGCTCCAGGTACACGGCGTGCCATTTACAACCAGAAGCTGGAGACAAACAGCTGTGACAACAGCACCATGTCCCTGCAGATGGGCTACAACCAGGGAGCCAACCAGAGTGGGCAGAACTTCGGTTTGGGGCGACAGATCTATGATGCCAAGTACTGTCCCCAAGCTGGAGAGAATGGAGATGAAAATGGGGCGAGGGGCGTCCGCGACTACATCCCAGATTTCCAAGACGAGGGTTACCAGGGTTACCAAGAAGAAGAGCAGGTGTACCAAGAAGAAGGGACAGATTATTGA
- the crsp7 gene encoding mediator of RNA polymerase II transcription subunit 26, which yields MTTVSATPQQMRDRLLQAIDSQSNICNMVVVLEVISCLEKYPITKEALEETRLGKLINDVRKKTKDEDLAKRAKKLLRNWQKLIEPGPAVAASAPGSTNGSSHPCRTDAPPPDISVSGKGVTEVKIRNDVHNTYSPKAEKSSSRKRRAENRDSGVHLPEKISKMSSYDNSVSPLPVNGISGSPDVLPDQEVVPSPDRSRTEHLDNDKINRIPVNAVKPRPSSPGVAKLPSTSSLIKVAVMQQQARLDEGGGGGYYQAKSPRGLTTSPRSMKHDTVTKRSTVYVPKGTPVPSPSSRDSPLSLSQPMSSPAQASYADKLPHSSHRSSMHWASLSDVPSHCSPQDVSATLESPSASPSTSLPQQNSELHRPTPEGGVALSDDTDGSTPPNSEHKKRKYRSRDYAVNLDGQKTEDVTKPVRLKERRLTFDPVTGQIKPLVHKDPSQTEEAPTPEPFESRQRTESTVQQPAAPAPAPAPVPVPAPAPVPVPAPGSGSNPFHQTNWKELSRNEIIQSYLNLQSNVLTSSGVQAPSAHFFMSEYLKREEQQSKELRKMHVLQADISVGDLPGVSRELTNDDLNRIHTQHWQGVNGCYDTNGTWFDWTECISLDPHGDESKLNILPYVCLD from the exons ATGACAACGGTCTCGGCAACCCCGCAGCAGATGAGGGACCGGCTGCTGCAGGCCATCGACAGTCAAAGCAAT ATATGCAATATGGTTGTTGTATTGGAGGTAATTTCCTGTCTCGAAAAGTATCCCATCACCAAAGAAGCACTTGAG GAAACTCGGCTAGGGAAGTTGATCAATGACGTAAGGAAGAAGACCAAGGATGAAGACCTTGCAAAACGTGCTAAGAAACTCTTGAGAAACTGGCAAAAGCTTATTGAACCTGGGCCAGCCGTGGCCGCAAGTGCTCCTGGGTCTACAAATGGCAGTTCCCATCCCTGCAGAACAGACGCACCTCCCCCTGACATTTCAGTGTCAGGGAAGGGTGTCACCGAAGTCAAAATCAGAAATGATGTTCACAATACGTACTCGccaaaagctgaaaaatcgaGCAGTCGCAAACGCCGGGCAGAGAACAGAGATAGTGGAGTGCACTTACCAGAAAAAATCTCCAAGATGTCTTCTTACGATaactctgtgtcaccgctgccCGTCAATGGAATTTCTGGCAGTCCAGATGTCCTGCCTGACCAGGAGGTTGTCCCGTCTCCTGACAGATCTCGGACAGAGCACCTTGATAATGATAAAATCAACAGAATTCCAGTGAATGCTGTCAAGCCTCGCCCCAGCTCCCCTGGAGTGGCCAAACTACCTAGCACTTCATCATTGATCAAGGTAGCTGTAATGCAACAACAGGCCAGAttagatgaaggaggaggagggggataTTATCAAGCCAAAAGTCCTCGTGGCCTCACAACAAGTCCAAGGAGCATGAAGCATGACACGGTGACCAAACGCTCCACAGTTTATGTACCAAAAGGGACACCAGTCCCAAGCCCTTCCTCTAGGGactctcctttgtctttgtctcagccTATGTCCTCCCCAGCCCAAGCATCTTATGCTGACAAGCTGCCACATTCTTCTCATAGGTCCTCAATGCACTGGGCCAGTTTGTCAGATGTCCCCTCTCACTGCTCACCACAAGACGTCTCTGCAACACTGGAATCGCCATCAGCCTCCCCTTCAACCTCTCTCCCCCAACAGAACTCAGAACTACACAGACCGACACCTGAGGGAGGCGTGGCTTTGTCTGATGACACAGACGGGTCAACGCCCCCTAACTCAGAACATAAAAAGAGGAAGTACAGGTCAAGAGACTACGCTGTCAACTTGGATGGCCAGAAAACAGAAGATGTGACAAAACCTGTACGGTTAAAAGAACGCAGACTAACCTTTGACCCGGTCACTGGTCAGATCAAACCTCTGGTACATAAAGACCCTTCTCAAACAGAGGAAGCACCTACCCCTGAGCCTTTTGAGTCTAGGCAGAGAACTGAAAGCACTGTCCAACAGCCCGCTGCCCCTGCCCCTGCCCCTGcccctgtccctgtccctgctCCTGCCCCAGTCCCAGTCCCAGCCCCAGGCTCCGGTTCAAACCCTTTCCATCAGACAAACTGGAAGGAGCTGTCTAGAAATGAAATAATCCAATCCTACTTGAACCTACAGAGCAATGTGCTCACCTCCTCTGGGGTCCAGGCCCCCAGTGCACACTTTTTCATGTCTGAGTATTTGAAAAGGGAAGAACAGCAGTCTAAGGAGTTGAGGAAGATGCATGTTTTGCAGGCAGATATCTCAGTAGGGGATTTACCAGGTGTGAGCCGGGAGTTGACGAATGATGACCTGAACAGgatacacacacagcactggCAAGGGGTGAATGGTTGTTATGATACCAATGGCACCTGGTTTGATTGGACGGAGTGCATATCATTGGACCCTCATGGGGATGAAAGCAAATTAAATATCCTGCCATACGTTTGCCTAGACTGA